A window of Microcystis aeruginosa FD4 contains these coding sequences:
- a CDS encoding methionine gamma-lyase family protein has product MDIPSLLHRAEKALLPIFSEIDAQVKENLRQVLCAFRENRVGVHHFASVSGYGHDDLGRDTLDQVFAQVLGAEKAAVRVQFVSGTHAIACALYGVLRPGDEMLAVAGAPYDTLEEVIGIRGSGQGSLKDFGVSYRQLELDSTGAIDWLALATAVKPQTRLVHIQRSCGYSWRSSLSIDEIERIVHIVKQQNPNTVCFVDNCYGEFINTQEPTDVGADLMAGSLIKNPGGTIVTAGGYIAGKAELVEMACYRLTAPGIGSEGGATFDQNRLLYQGLFLAPQMVGEAMKGSHLIAYVGDKLGYPVNPAPFVPRRDIIQAIKLGSPDKLIAFCKAIQAYSPIGSYLDPIPAQMPGYESQVVMAGGTFIDGSTSEFSADGPLREPYIVFCQGGTHWTHISLALEQAIAALS; this is encoded by the coding sequence ATGGATATCCCCTCTCTACTCCACAGGGCAGAAAAGGCCTTACTCCCCATCTTTTCGGAAATTGACGCACAGGTCAAGGAAAATCTCCGTCAAGTCCTCTGTGCTTTTCGTGAAAACCGCGTCGGGGTGCATCATTTTGCTAGTGTTAGTGGTTATGGTCATGATGACTTGGGACGGGATACTCTAGATCAAGTGTTCGCTCAAGTCCTGGGGGCCGAAAAGGCGGCGGTGCGGGTACAATTTGTTTCAGGAACCCATGCGATCGCCTGTGCCTTGTATGGGGTTCTCCGACCGGGGGATGAGATGTTAGCGGTAGCCGGTGCGCCCTACGATACCCTAGAGGAAGTAATTGGAATTAGGGGCAGTGGTCAAGGCTCTTTAAAGGATTTTGGCGTTAGTTATCGCCAATTAGAGCTAGATTCTACTGGTGCGATCGATTGGTTGGCTTTAGCAACGGCAGTTAAACCCCAAACCCGTTTAGTACATATTCAAAGGTCTTGCGGTTATTCGTGGCGATCGAGTTTGTCTATTGACGAAATCGAGAGAATTGTTCATATAGTTAAACAACAAAACCCGAATACGGTCTGTTTTGTCGATAATTGCTATGGAGAATTTATCAACACCCAAGAACCCACCGACGTGGGAGCAGATCTAATGGCCGGTTCTCTAATTAAAAATCCCGGAGGTACAATTGTCACGGCCGGGGGATACATAGCAGGTAAAGCGGAATTAGTGGAAATGGCCTGCTATCGTCTGACAGCACCTGGAATCGGTAGCGAGGGAGGGGCAACTTTTGACCAAAATCGTCTTCTTTATCAGGGATTGTTTCTAGCGCCGCAAATGGTGGGAGAAGCGATGAAAGGCAGTCATTTAATTGCCTATGTGGGGGATAAGTTGGGTTATCCAGTCAATCCCGCTCCTTTTGTGCCTCGACGCGATATCATTCAAGCGATTAAACTCGGTTCCCCCGATAAGCTGATTGCCTTCTGTAAAGCCATTCAAGCCTATTCTCCCATCGGTTCCTACTTGGATCCCATTCCTGCCCAAATGCCGGGCTATGAGAGCCAAGTAGTGATGGCTGGTGGCACGTTTATCGATGGTAGCACCTCGGAATTCTCCGCCGATGGACCCCTACGGGAACCCTATATCGTTTTTTGTCAGGGGGGAACCCATTGGACTCATATTTCCCTGGCCCTAGAACAAGCGATCGCTGCTTTATCTTGA